CGTCGACGCCGCCTCGTTCTTCGGCTCGACGCGGAAGAGCCGCAGCACCCCGTTCGCGGCCGCGTTGAGCAGCCAGATCACGGGCATGAAGACCTTCGACACCAGCACGAGCGGCGGCGCGAGGATCAGGACAGCGCGATCCGGCACCGAGAACGCCAGGTTCTTCGGCACCATCTCTCCGAACACCACGTGCAGGAACGACACGATCAGCAGCGCGATCGTGAACGACACCGCGTCCACCACGCCGTCCGACCAGCCGACCGCATGCAGCGGCACGGCGAGCAGGTGGTGGATCGCCGGCTCCGAGACGTTCAGGATCAGCAGCGAGCAGATGGTGATGCCGAGCTGCGAGGTCGCGAGCATCAGGGTCGCGTGCTCCATCGCGTAGAGCGCGGTCTTGGCAGCGCGCGACCCGCGGTCGGCCTTCGGCTCGATCTGCGAGCGGCGCGCGGAGATCACCGCGAACTCGGCGCCGACGAAGAACGCGTTCGCCACGAGCAGCACGACCAGCCAGGCCAGTCCTCCCCAGTCGTTCATCGTCCGACCACCTCTCCCGGCTGATCCGGACTCGGGACGTACCTGACGCGGTCGACGCGTCGCCCGTCCATGCGGACCACCTGGAGCTTGCCGGTGTCGAGGTCGACCTCGTCGCCGACCGACGGCACGCGTTCCAGGACGCTCATCACGAATCCGCCCACGGTGTCGTAGACATCGCCCTCGGGGACCTCCACCCCGGCGCGTCGCCGGAGCTCGTCCGGCCTGAGCTCGCCGGGGAAGGTGATGCCGTCGCGTCCGCGGACGACTCCGGCGCGGGTGCGGTCGTGCTCGTCCGACACCTCTCCGACGAGCTCCTCGACGAGGTCCTCGAGTGTCACCAGCCCTGCTGTGCCGCCGTACTCGTCCACCACGACGGCCAGCTGATAGCCGCGCGCGCGGAGCTCGGAGATGAGCGCGTCGACGTGCACGGTCTCCGGGACCCGGAGCGGATCGGTCGAGAGGGCGCCCACCGGCACCTCGGCGCGGCGATCGCGCGGCACCGAGATCGCCGCCTTGAGGTGGACGACACCGGTGATGTCGTCGAGATCGTCGTCGTAGACGGGGAACCGGCTGTGACCGGTGCGACGGGCCAGCTGGATGACGTCATCCGCAGAATCTCCCACCGCGAGCGCGTGCATGCTCGGCCGAGCCGTCATCACGTCGGCGGCGGTGAGCCGCGAGAAGGTCAGAGTGCGATCGAGCAGGCTGGCGGTGTCGGCCTCGAGCAGTCCTGCGCTTGCGGAGCGGCGGACGAGCGACGACAGCTCCTCCGCGCTGCGGGCTCCGGAGAGCTCCTCCTTCGGCTCGATGCCGATGCTGCGCAGCACGCCGTTCGCGCTGCCGTTGAGCACGACGACCGCCGGCTTGAAGACCGTGGTGAACGCGATCTGGAACGGGATGACGAGCTTCGCGGTCGCGAGCGGCAGCGCCAGCGCGAAGTTCTTCGGCACGAGCTCGCCCAGGATCATCGACAGCACGGTGGCCACCAGCATCGCGACGACCGTCGCGATCGGGGCGACAGCGGCCTCGGGGATCTTCCACGCCACGAGGGTCGGGCCGAGGATGTTCGACAGCGCCGGCTCCATCGTGTATCCGGTCAGAAGCGTCGTCAGGGTGATGCCGAGCTGGGCGGACGACAGATGCGTCGAGGTGTGCTTGAGGGCGCTGATCGTGAGCGAGAGACGGGATTCGCCCCGAGCCTGTCGAGCCTCGAGGTCCGCGCGGTCCAGATTGACCAGTGCGAACTCGCTCGCGACGAACAGTCCGGTGCCGACAGTGAGCAGAAGCCCCACGCCCAGCAGGATGTAGTCCATCAGAGATTCCCCTCGCTAGCGAGGAGCGGGCTGTGGGGCGATGTACTGCAACTGGGAGGGTCGTCCATGGTGTCCACGATTCTACGGGATCGCCGTGCTGACAGGGATGTCTACCAGCTCACCGGCAGCGCCTTGCCCTCTTCATACCCGGCGGCGGACTGCAGCCCGACCAGCGCGCGATCGTGGAACTCGGGGACGGTCGAGGCTCCCGCGTAGGTGAACGACGAGCGCACCCCCGAAGTGATCATGTCGAGGAGATCCTCGAGACCGGGGCGCAGCGGATCGAGGTAGATCTTCGACGAGGAGATGCCCTCGGCGAAGAGCTCCTTGCGAGCCCGCTCATAGGCGTCGAGGCGTCCGAACCGCGCCTGCACCGCCTTGGTCGACGCCATGCCCCACGACTCCTTGAAGAGCCGCCCGTCCGCATCGCTCTGCAGCTCGCCCGGCGCCTCGATCGTGCCCGCGAACCAGGAGCCGACCATGACGGATGCGGCTCCCGCGGCGAGCGCGAGAGCGACGTCCCGCGGGTAGCGCACTCCCCCGTCGGCCCAGACGTGAGCGCCGAGCTCCCTGGCTGCCTCGGCCGTCTCCAGCACCGCGGAGAACTGCGGTCTGCCGACTGCGGTCATCATGCGGGTGGTGCACATCGCCCCCGGCCCGACGCCCACCTTGAGGATCGTGGCGCCGGCGGAGACGAGGTCCTCGACGCCGTCGGCGGTGACGATGTTGCCGGCGACGAGCGGGATCCCGAGTCCCAGCTCCGCGACGGTACCCAGGGCCTTCAGCATCCCCTCCTGGTGACCGTGCGCGGTGTCGAGGACCAGCACGTCTACTCCGGCCGCGGCGAGCGCCTCCGCCTTCGCCGCCACGTCGCCGTTGATCCCGACGGCTGCGGCGACCGCCAGACGTCCGTCGCCGTCCAGCGCCGGGCGGTACAGGGTCGAGCGCAGTGCGCTGCGGGCGCTCAGAGTGCCGACGAGGTGACCATGGTGCACGATCGTGACCATCTCGACCCCGGCATCGGTGATCACGTCGAACGCGTGTCTCTCGGACCCGATGTCGTCCGCGTCGAGCGACGGCGTCCCGGCGTGCACCAGGTCTCCGAGCTGCGCATCGGCGAGCGCCGTGGCCAGCCTCGTCGCCGGCAGCACTCCGACGATGCTGCCTCCGTCGTACGGGGCGGTGCCGCGCGCCACGACGATGCCGTGGCCCGCAGTGGGCGGCATCAGTCGGAGCGCATCGGAGACGGTCGCCTCGGGGGGAAGCACGATCGGGGTGTCCCACAGCACCGGCTGCGCCTTGACGTCGCGGATGGCGGCATCCAGCGACTGCAGGGCCATGTCCTGCGGCAGCACTCCCAGGCCGCCGCGGCGCGCCAGCACGGCCGCCAGTCGCGGACCGGTGACGGAGTTCATGTTCGAGGCGACCAGCGGCAGTGTCGCCGGGGTGCCGTCCTGCGGCGCCAGATCGACCTGCAGGCGACTGGTGACGGCCGATCGTCGCGGCACCAGGAACACGTCGGAATACGTCAGATCGACTGTGGGCGACTCACCGGAGAACTCCATACCCCCACGGTACTCAGATCACGCCGCCCGAGGCGCATGGCTTCGACGATTCGCACAGCGAAACACGTTAGGCTTGGTGGTCGAGAGTGTGCGGGCCCGGACGCATCCTGCGTCCTGGTGTGCATATGTGGACTTCAGCGATGAAAGAGGGCGATCGAGCGTGTCGAACCAGGTGACCGGCGTCGGGGGCGACGGGGGGTTCGGAGCCAATTCCTGGCTCGTGGAAGAGCTCTACGAGCAGTTCAAGGTGAACCGCGATTCCGTCGACAAGGAGTGGTGGCCGATCCTGGAGAGATACCAGTCGGATGCCGCCACCGGCGCAGCCCCTGCGGCTCCCGCAGCCGCGGCCGAACAGCCGTCGCACCCCGTGACCGCTCCGATCCCCGTGATCGGAGCCCAGCCCGTCGCGCGCACCACGACGAAGCCCGCAGCCGCCGCCCCCATCCCCGCGCAGGCCCCGAAGCCCGCACCCAAGGCGGACTCGGCTGAAGCCGAGAAGCCGACCGAGGAAGACAAGGTCACCCCGCTGCGCGGCCTTCCCAAAACCCTCGCCGCCAACATGGACGAGTCGCTGACCGTTCCGACGGCGACCAGTGTGCGCACGGTGCCGGCGAAGCTGATGATCGACAACCGCATCGTCATCAACAACCACATGGCGCGCACGCGCGGCGGCAAGATCAGCTTCACGCACCTCATCGGCTGGGCGCTGATCCGCACCCTCGACGAGTTCCGCAGCCAGAACGTCTTCTACGCGGAAGTCGACGGCAAGCCCTCCGTGGTCGCGCCCGCTCACGTGAACCTGGGCATCGCGATCGACCTTCCGAAGCCCGACGGCACGCGCGCGCTCATGGTGCCCAGCATCAAGCGCGCCGACACCCTCTCGTTCAGCGAGTACCTCGTCGCGTACGAGGACCTCGTCAGGCGTGCCCGCAACAACAAGCTCACCGCCGCGGACTTCCAAGGCACCACGGTCTCGCTGACCAACCCCGGCGGCATCGGCACCGTGCACTCGGTGCCCCGTCTCATGAAGGGGCAGGGCTGCATCATCGGCGCCGGCGCGCTGGAGTACCCTGCCGAATTCCAGGGCGCGAGCGAGAAGACGCTCAACGAGCTGGCCATCGGCAAGACCATCACGCTCACCAGCACCTACGACCACCGCGTCATCCAGGGTGCCGGATCCGGCGAGTTCCTCAAGAAGGTGCACGAGCTGCTGATCGGGCAGCGCGGGTTCTACGACGACATCTTCGCGGCCCTCCGCATCCCGTACTCCCCTATCCGCTGGAACCCGGACATCGCCGTCGACCTCGCCGAGCGCGTCGACAAGCAGTCCCGCGTGCAGGAGCTCATCAACTCGTTCCGCGTACGCGGCCACCTGATGGCCGACATCGACCCGCTCGAGTACGTCCAGCGCTCGCACCCCGACCTCGAGATCGAGAGCCACGGCCTCACGTTCTGGGACCTGGACCGCGAGTTCGTCACCGGCGGCTTCGGCGGGCGCAGGGTCGCGAAGCTCCGCGACATCCTCGGAGTCCTGCGCGACTCGTACTGCCGCACGCTGGGCATCGAGTACATGCACATCCAGGACCCGGAGCAGCGCCGCTGGTTCCAGGAGAAGGTCGAGGTCAAGTACCAGAAGCCCGGCCACGACGAGCAGCTGCGGGTTCTGCGCAAGCTCAACGAGGCCGAGGCGTTCGAGACCTTCCTGCAGACGAAGTTCGTCGGCCAGAAGCGGTTCTCGCTCGAGGGCGGCGAATCGCTCGTACCGCTGCTCGACGAGATCCTGCAGGGCGCCGCGACCGCCGGCCTCGAGGGCGCGGCGATCGGCATGGCACACCGCGGCCGCCTCAACGTCCTCACCAACATCGCGGGCAAGACTTACGGACAGGTCTTCCAGGAGTTCGAGGGCACGCAGACGCCGGGCAACCAGCGCGGCTCCGGCGACGTCAAGTACCACCTCGGCACCGAGGGCACCTTCATCGCCGACGACAAGTCGGAGCTTCCGGTCTACCTCGCCGCGAACCCGTCTCACCTCGAGACCGTCGACGGCGTGCTCGAGGGCATCGTCCGCGCCAAGCAGGACCGCAAGCCGATCGGGACATTCGCGTGGCTGCCGATCCTCGTGCACGGCGACGCGGCCTTCGCGGGCCAGGGCGTCGTGGTCGAGACGCTGCAGATGTCGCAGCTGCGCGGATACCGCACGGGTGGCACGATCCACGTCGTCGTGAACAACCAGGTCGGATTCACGACCCTCCCGAACGACTCGCGCACCTCGGTGTACTCCACGGACGTCGCCAAGACGATCCAGGCCCCGGTCTTCCACGTGAACGGCGACGACCCCGAGGCGGTCATCCACGTCGCCCAGCTGGCCTTCGAATACCGCGAGCGGTTCCACCGCGACGTGGTCATCGACCTGGTGTGCTACCGCCGCCGCGGACACAACGAGGGCGACGATCCCTCGATGACGCAGCCGCTCATGACCGACCTCATCCAGGCGAAGCGCTCAGTGCGCAAGCTCTACACCGAGTCGCTGGTCGGCCGCGGTGACATCACCGAAGAGGAGTACGACGAGGCCAAGGCCGACTTCCAGAACCGCCTGGAGATCGCCTTCGCCGAGACGCACGCCGCCGAGACCGGAGCCAACCAGGTCGTCCAGGAGCTCCCGGTCGAGGAGCAGGTCGGGGCGCCCGAGATCACCGGTGTCTCGAACGAGGTGATCCAGCTCATCGGCGACGCGTTCGTCAACAAGCCGGAGGGCTTCACCGTCCACCCCAAGCTGCAGCAGCAGCTCGAGAAGCGCCACGACATGAGTCGCAACGGCAACATCGACTGGGGCTTCGGCGAGCTGCTCGCCTTCGGCTCCCTCCTCGTCGAGGGCACGACCGTGCGTCTGGCAGGCCAGGACTCGCGGCGCGGCACGTTCGTGCAGCGCCACGCCACCCTGCACGACCGCGCGAACGGTCAGGAGTGGCTGCCGCTGTCGAACCTGTCCGAATCGCAGGGACGCTTCTTCGTCTACGACTCGCTGCTCAGCGAGTACGCCGCCCTCGGCTTCGAGTACGGATACTCGGTTGAGGCGCCCGAGGCTCTGGTGCTCTGGGAGGCGCAGTTCGGCGACTTCGTCAACGGCGCCCAGACCGTGATCGA
This genomic interval from Microbacterium hydrocarbonoxydans contains the following:
- a CDS encoding multifunctional oxoglutarate decarboxylase/oxoglutarate dehydrogenase thiamine pyrophosphate-binding subunit/dihydrolipoyllysine-residue succinyltransferase subunit; its protein translation is MSNQVTGVGGDGGFGANSWLVEELYEQFKVNRDSVDKEWWPILERYQSDAATGAAPAAPAAAAEQPSHPVTAPIPVIGAQPVARTTTKPAAAAPIPAQAPKPAPKADSAEAEKPTEEDKVTPLRGLPKTLAANMDESLTVPTATSVRTVPAKLMIDNRIVINNHMARTRGGKISFTHLIGWALIRTLDEFRSQNVFYAEVDGKPSVVAPAHVNLGIAIDLPKPDGTRALMVPSIKRADTLSFSEYLVAYEDLVRRARNNKLTAADFQGTTVSLTNPGGIGTVHSVPRLMKGQGCIIGAGALEYPAEFQGASEKTLNELAIGKTITLTSTYDHRVIQGAGSGEFLKKVHELLIGQRGFYDDIFAALRIPYSPIRWNPDIAVDLAERVDKQSRVQELINSFRVRGHLMADIDPLEYVQRSHPDLEIESHGLTFWDLDREFVTGGFGGRRVAKLRDILGVLRDSYCRTLGIEYMHIQDPEQRRWFQEKVEVKYQKPGHDEQLRVLRKLNEAEAFETFLQTKFVGQKRFSLEGGESLVPLLDEILQGAATAGLEGAAIGMAHRGRLNVLTNIAGKTYGQVFQEFEGTQTPGNQRGSGDVKYHLGTEGTFIADDKSELPVYLAANPSHLETVDGVLEGIVRAKQDRKPIGTFAWLPILVHGDAAFAGQGVVVETLQMSQLRGYRTGGTIHVVVNNQVGFTTLPNDSRTSVYSTDVAKTIQAPVFHVNGDDPEAVIHVAQLAFEYRERFHRDVVIDLVCYRRRGHNEGDDPSMTQPLMTDLIQAKRSVRKLYTESLVGRGDITEEEYDEAKADFQNRLEIAFAETHAAETGANQVVQELPVEEQVGAPEITGVSNEVIQLIGDAFVNKPEGFTVHPKLQQQLEKRHDMSRNGNIDWGFGELLAFGSLLVEGTTVRLAGQDSRRGTFVQRHATLHDRANGQEWLPLSNLSESQGRFFVYDSLLSEYAALGFEYGYSVEAPEALVLWEAQFGDFVNGAQTVIDEYISAAEQKWGQQSSVTLLLPHGYEGQGPDHSSSRIERFLQMCAQDNMIVARPSTPASYFHLLRRQAYARPRKPLIVFTPKAMLRLRGATSPVEAFTQGRFEPVIDDGRGLDRAAVKRVLVHSGKVHWDLKSEIEKNPNPEIALVRLEQLYPTPIEGLKAITDSYPNAELVWVQEEPENQGAWPFLALAFADVPGDRSFRPVCRPASASPATGSSKVHAAEQAKLLRDALTLG
- a CDS encoding hemolysin family protein translates to MNDWGGLAWLVVLLVANAFFVGAEFAVISARRSQIEPKADRGSRAAKTALYAMEHATLMLATSQLGITICSLLILNVSEPAIHHLLAVPLHAVGWSDGVVDAVSFTIALLIVSFLHVVFGEMVPKNLAFSVPDRAVLILAPPLVLVSKVFMPVIWLLNAAANGVLRLFRVEPKNEAASTFTLDEVATIVDQSRREGVLTDTAGTVAAAVEFTDKKASDVAVPLSDLVTLPQSTTPDDIEKAVARYGFSRYVIVDDEGVPVGYVHLKDILRASDGPGAAEKLVEPLPSKRINHMVPVQEDTDLEDALALMRRAGRHLAKVRDSQGRTTAVLFLEDILEELVGEVQDATRRIRGH
- a CDS encoding hemolysin family protein, which translates into the protein MDYILLGVGLLLTVGTGLFVASEFALVNLDRADLEARQARGESRLSLTISALKHTSTHLSSAQLGITLTTLLTGYTMEPALSNILGPTLVAWKIPEAAVAPIATVVAMLVATVLSMILGELVPKNFALALPLATAKLVIPFQIAFTTVFKPAVVVLNGSANGVLRSIGIEPKEELSGARSAEELSSLVRRSASAGLLEADTASLLDRTLTFSRLTAADVMTARPSMHALAVGDSADDVIQLARRTGHSRFPVYDDDLDDITGVVHLKAAISVPRDRRAEVPVGALSTDPLRVPETVHVDALISELRARGYQLAVVVDEYGGTAGLVTLEDLVEELVGEVSDEHDRTRAGVVRGRDGITFPGELRPDELRRRAGVEVPEGDVYDTVGGFVMSVLERVPSVGDEVDLDTGKLQVVRMDGRRVDRVRYVPSPDQPGEVVGR
- a CDS encoding GuaB1 family IMP dehydrogenase-related protein — encoded protein: MEFSGESPTVDLTYSDVFLVPRRSAVTSRLQVDLAPQDGTPATLPLVASNMNSVTGPRLAAVLARRGGLGVLPQDMALQSLDAAIRDVKAQPVLWDTPIVLPPEATVSDALRLMPPTAGHGIVVARGTAPYDGGSIVGVLPATRLATALADAQLGDLVHAGTPSLDADDIGSERHAFDVITDAGVEMVTIVHHGHLVGTLSARSALRSTLYRPALDGDGRLAVAAAVGINGDVAAKAEALAAAGVDVLVLDTAHGHQEGMLKALGTVAELGLGIPLVAGNIVTADGVEDLVSAGATILKVGVGPGAMCTTRMMTAVGRPQFSAVLETAEAARELGAHVWADGGVRYPRDVALALAAGAASVMVGSWFAGTIEAPGELQSDADGRLFKESWGMASTKAVQARFGRLDAYERARKELFAEGISSSKIYLDPLRPGLEDLLDMITSGVRSSFTYAGASTVPEFHDRALVGLQSAAGYEEGKALPVSW